In Desulfuromonas acetoxidans DSM 684, one genomic interval encodes:
- a CDS encoding NADH:ubiquinone reductase (Na(+)-transporting) subunit B, which produces MKLLDELKPHFEKGGKWEKYAAVHEAIDTTLYSPADVTTGYTHVRDSINHKRVMSVIMLALLPCIFMAMWNSGYQENLTLNQMLAAGQIDALPGFSDSSSVLANVLTGAGMLLPVFLVAIITQAVWVVVFAAMRKKTIDAGFLVTAALIALLMPPTVPLWQVAIATSFGVVIGREVFGGIGMNFLNPALVAWVFLSLAHPTSMSGDAVWTAVDGYTGATPLAMALSDGTASLAAQGITWKSAFLGTIPGSMGETSALACLFGAAILLISGIASWRIMASVVLGVIALSSLLCMFDSNAMNPAWHLVLGGLAFGTVFLATDHSSAAMTTKGQWIYGILIGVLVVAVRVYNPMMPESVGMIILFGNVAAPLIDRLIVNAHIKKRKLRHV; this is translated from the coding sequence GTGAAATTACTCGACGAATTGAAACCTCACTTTGAGAAGGGTGGCAAGTGGGAAAAGTATGCCGCCGTTCACGAAGCCATTGATACAACTCTGTACTCCCCCGCCGATGTAACGACGGGTTATACCCATGTTCGTGATAGCATCAACCACAAACGCGTCATGAGCGTTATCATGCTCGCCCTGCTGCCGTGTATCTTCATGGCCATGTGGAACAGCGGTTATCAAGAGAACCTGACCCTGAACCAAATGCTCGCAGCCGGCCAGATTGATGCACTGCCCGGTTTCAGTGACAGCTCCTCGGTTCTGGCTAATGTGCTTACCGGCGCAGGCATGCTGCTTCCGGTCTTTCTCGTCGCCATTATCACCCAGGCTGTCTGGGTTGTTGTTTTCGCAGCAATGCGCAAAAAAACCATCGACGCCGGCTTTCTCGTAACCGCCGCGTTGATTGCACTGCTGATGCCGCCGACAGTTCCCTTGTGGCAGGTTGCCATTGCAACCTCCTTCGGTGTTGTTATCGGCCGCGAAGTATTTGGCGGTATTGGCATGAACTTTCTCAACCCGGCCCTGGTTGCCTGGGTTTTCTTGTCACTGGCCCATCCGACATCCATGTCCGGCGATGCCGTGTGGACAGCCGTTGATGGCTACACCGGCGCAACCCCACTGGCCATGGCATTAAGTGACGGAACAGCCAGCCTCGCGGCTCAAGGGATCACCTGGAAATCGGCGTTCCTCGGCACAATTCCCGGCAGCATGGGTGAAACATCCGCCCTGGCCTGCTTGTTCGGTGCTGCAATTCTGCTGATTTCCGGCATCGCATCCTGGCGCATTATGGCTTCTGTTGTTCTTGGCGTTATTGCACTGTCTTCACTGCTGTGCATGTTCGACTCTAATGCGATGAACCCGGCCTGGCACTTGGTACTTGGTGGCCTGGCTTTCGGTACGGTCTTTTTAGCTACTGACCATTCTTCTGCGGCTATGACAACAAAAGGCCAGTGGATTTATGGCATTCTGATCGGTGTTCTCGTCGTTGCTGTTCGAGTTTACAACCCGATGATGCCTGAGAGTGTCGGCATGATCATCCTGTTCGGCAACGTTGCAGCACCGCTGATTGACCGGCTGATCGTGAACGCACACATCAAGAAAAGGAAGTTGCGCCATGTCTAA
- a CDS encoding Na(+)-translocating NADH-quinone reductase subunit C has protein sequence MSNDSIFKTFLVAFLLCIVCSVLVCLAAIVRIDREAYNKQLEIRKTVLAAAGFQQQIDDGGNIDELFTTNMQPKILDIATGEYTDAVDVATYNQKEAMENPELTVKIPADKDLAGMGSRAKYATVYLAENGDVILPIRGAGMWGPMYGYIAVANDGNTVKGMTFYQHAETPGLGAEVDNPKWKAQWPGKEIYAGDNVALKVVKNGAYDPKASDAANTIDGLAGATVTGTKVQGIIRYWFSDHGFGPFLAKLKAKRG, from the coding sequence ATGTCTAATGATTCTATCTTTAAAACATTTCTGGTCGCTTTCCTGCTGTGCATCGTTTGCTCGGTACTGGTCTGCCTGGCTGCGATCGTGCGTATCGACCGGGAAGCGTATAATAAACAACTTGAGATTCGTAAAACCGTCCTCGCCGCAGCTGGTTTTCAGCAGCAAATTGACGACGGAGGCAACATTGACGAATTGTTCACTACCAACATGCAACCGAAAATCCTTGATATCGCAACCGGTGAATACACTGATGCGGTTGACGTAGCAACCTACAACCAAAAGGAAGCCATGGAGAATCCTGAGCTGACCGTCAAAATTCCTGCAGACAAGGATTTGGCCGGCATGGGTTCACGTGCAAAATACGCGACTGTCTATCTGGCGGAAAACGGCGATGTCATTCTGCCGATTCGCGGTGCAGGTATGTGGGGCCCTATGTATGGCTATATTGCCGTGGCCAATGACGGTAATACCGTCAAGGGCATGACCTTCTATCAACACGCTGAAACACCTGGCCTTGGTGCTGAGGTTGACAACCCAAAATGGAAAGCACAATGGCCCGGCAAAGAGATTTATGCTGGGGACAACGTTGCTTTGAAAGTCGTTAAAAACGGCGCCTATGACCCCAAAGCATCAGATGCAGCCAATACTATTGACGGCTTAGCCGGTGCAACGGTAACGGGTACTAAAGTTCAGGGGATCATCCGCTACTGGTTCAGCGATCATGGCTTTGGCCCCTTCCTGGCCAAACTGAAAGCAAAGAGAGGTTAA
- a CDS encoding NADH:ubiquinone reductase (Na(+)-transporting) subunit D, translating into MAKAKDALLDPLFNNNPIALQILGICSALAVTNKLSTAFTMTIAVTIVTGCSNAAVSAIRNHIPNSIRIIVQMTIIATLVIIVDQMLKAYAYEMSKALSVYVGLIITNCIVMGRAEAYAMKNPVVESFMDGIGNGLGYGLVLMLVGFVRELFGSGKLFGLTVLSPVNDGGWYVTNGLMLLAPSAFFLIGFIIWGLRTWKPELQE; encoded by the coding sequence ATGGCAAAAGCAAAAGATGCTCTGCTGGATCCATTATTTAATAACAACCCCATCGCATTACAGATCCTTGGTATCTGTTCTGCCCTGGCGGTTACCAACAAGCTGTCGACAGCTTTTACCATGACTATCGCGGTAACGATTGTTACCGGATGCTCTAACGCTGCCGTCAGTGCGATTCGCAATCACATTCCTAACAGTATCCGGATCATCGTTCAGATGACCATTATCGCAACACTGGTTATCATTGTTGACCAGATGCTTAAGGCGTACGCTTACGAGATGAGTAAAGCGCTTTCTGTCTACGTTGGTCTGATCATTACCAACTGCATCGTCATGGGTCGCGCCGAAGCCTATGCCATGAAAAATCCTGTTGTTGAAAGTTTCATGGACGGTATCGGTAATGGCCTGGGTTACGGCCTGGTTCTCATGCTGGTCGGTTTTGTTCGCGAACTGTTTGGTTCAGGCAAATTGTTTGGACTGACCGTTCTGAGTCCCGTTAATGACGGTGGTTGGTATGTCACCAATGGCCTGATGCTGTTGGCACCCAGCGCCTTCTTCCTGATTGGCTTCATTATCTGGGGTTTACGGACCTGGAAGCCTGAACTCCAAGAATAG
- the nqrE gene encoding NADH:ubiquinone reductase (Na(+)-transporting) subunit E has protein sequence MSHYFTIFFNSVFIDNIALTFFLGMCTFIAVSKKVDTAMMLGLAVIAVELITVPVNNLLYTLLLKKGALAWAGYPELDLSFLGLICYIAVIAAIVQILEMALDKYLPSLYNALGIFLPLITVNCAILGASLFMVERDYNVMESTVYGVGVGAGFALAIMLLAGIREKLTYSDVPKGLQGVGITFIIVGLMAMSFKAFSGLTF, from the coding sequence ATGTCACATTATTTCACGATTTTTTTTAATTCTGTATTTATTGACAACATTGCACTGACCTTCTTCCTCGGCATGTGTACGTTTATTGCCGTTTCCAAAAAGGTTGACACGGCAATGATGCTGGGACTCGCGGTTATCGCCGTTGAACTCATCACAGTCCCTGTTAACAATTTGCTCTACACGCTGCTGCTTAAAAAGGGCGCACTGGCCTGGGCCGGATACCCGGAACTGGACCTGAGCTTTCTCGGCCTGATCTGTTATATTGCCGTTATCGCAGCGATTGTTCAGATCCTTGAGATGGCTCTGGACAAGTACCTGCCCTCCCTTTACAACGCTTTGGGTATTTTCCTGCCGCTGATCACAGTTAACTGCGCCATCCTCGGTGCGTCACTGTTTATGGTAGAGCGTGACTACAATGTCATGGAAAGTACCGTTTACGGTGTCGGTGTCGGTGCTGGTTTCGCTTTGGCGATCATGCTTTTGGCAGGTATTCGTGAGAAACTGACCTACAGCGATGTCCCTAAAGGACTGCAAGGCGTCGGTATCACATTCATCATTGTCGGTCTGATGGCTATGTCATTTAAAGCCTTCTCCGGCCTGACTTTTTAA